Proteins encoded within one genomic window of Humulus lupulus chromosome 1, drHumLupu1.1, whole genome shotgun sequence:
- the LOC133817693 gene encoding uncharacterized protein LOC133817693, whose amino-acid sequence MRAFIKSQDERAWKSILLGWTPPIEKYNKGNSKVKSELEWSIEDEKLYGYNNKALHAIFNGVGEDFIKLISSCESTKEAWKILQTQFEGTVDLSDIANEFLALGEKLDESVLVRKIVRVIPDRFDTKFLAMEEAKDFGKMKVEELTGSLRAFKLNQQIKKKGKPNPSIEKSKGIAFKVSKKDVSDDEMTLLTRNFQKFLKKVGNKKNFSKTPKGFNVTWSDDDSESSEEDNEKEIDSDSDSDESELNEESLAESYKVIYGKWLQVYTENRSLVIMNKEWSHNIKDLEEKNKCSEFESCSKNSEIVFLTKELDKLKRNIKMLNPGSNIFEEVQNSGQQSHAGLGFVETQSKMNTKFVKSKNMSSGYSDSTLQGSVFTAERSVSTEMK is encoded by the exons ATGAGGGCATTCATCAAGTCACAAGATGAGAGGGCTTGGAAATCTATACTCTTGGGTTGGACTCCACCAATTGAAAAATATAATAAAGGTAAttcaaaggtaaaatctgaacttgagtgGTCCATTGAAGATGAAAAATTATATGGTTACAATAATAAAGCTTtgcatgcaatttttaatggtgttggtgaagacTTTATAAAATTGATATCATCTTGTGAATCTACAAAGGAGGCgtggaaaatccttcaaactcagtttgaaggtaCCGTTGAT TTGTCTGATATTGCAAATGAGTTTCTTGCCTTGGGAGAAAAACTAGATGAATCTGTGTTGGTTCGAAAAATAGTTCGTGTAATTCCAGACAGGTTTGACACGAAATTTCTAGCAATGGAGGAGGCTAAGGATTTTGGCAAAATGAAGGTTGAGGAGCTTACAGGTTCGTTAAGAGCATTTAAGCTAAATcaacaaataaagaaaaagggTAAGCCAAATCCTTCAATTGAAAAAAGCAAAGGTATTGCatttaaagtttctaaaaaaGATGTTTCTGATGATGAAATGACCTTGTTAACAAGAAATTTTCAAAAGTTCTTGAAAAAGGTTGGaaataaaaagaatttttcaaaaactccAAAAG gttTTAATGTTACTTGGAGTGATGATGATTCTGAAAGTAGTGAAGAGGATAATGAGAAA GAAATTGACTCTGACTCTGACTCTGACGAGTCAGAACTCAATGAGGAATCATTAGCTGAATCATACAAGGTAATTTATGGTAAGTGGTTACAGGTTTATACTGAAAATCGTTCCTTGGTTATAATGAATAAAGAATGGTCTCACAACATCAAAGATCTTGAAGAAAAGAATAAATGTAGTGAATTTGAGTCgtgttcaaaaaattctgaaattGTATTTTTGACAAAAGAACTTGACAAATtgaaaagaaatattaaaatgTTAAATCCAGGTTCTAACATTTTTGAGGAGGTTCAGAATTCAGGTCAACAGAGTCATGCTGGATTGGGTTTTGTTGAAACTCAATCGAAAATGAATACTAAATTTGTTAAATCTAAAAATATGTCTTCTGGATATTCTGATTCAACTTTGCAGGGTTCTGTTTTTACAGCTGAACGTTCTGTTTCTACAGAAATGAAGTAG